In one Lycium barbarum isolate Lr01 chromosome 7, ASM1917538v2, whole genome shotgun sequence genomic region, the following are encoded:
- the LOC132603723 gene encoding cytochrome P450 71AU50-like: MALIWATLVVVLIVYALYELLNNIQKRKRYPPGPQGLPILGHLHLLGKNPHQDFLKLAKKHGPLMYVQLGLVPTIVVSSADAAEKVLKTYDHIFASRPYNEAAQYLAYGQKNLIFAKYGPYWRNMRKMCTVHLFSNQKINSFQSMRRQQVELMIESLKKEAHDSLVVDLSAKIASLNADLTCLMVFGKKYMDEDLDKRGFKAVAQEVVHLAATPNLGDFFPCLGVIDLQGLTRRLKDLSKVLDEFLEKIIDEHVKSHEQKQSKDFVDTMLDIMQSGDEEFQFDHSHIKAILVDMLVAGMDTSSTAVEWILTELLRQPHVMKKLQKELEEAVGLERMVEESDLDNLKYLDMVVKEGMRLHSIVPLVPHEAMEDCLVDNFHIQKGSRIMVNYYAIQRDPNIWPEPDKFLPERFIGSSIDVRGRDFQLLPFGSGRRSCPGMQLGIFLVRLLVAQLVHCFDWELPNGMQPSDLDIDEHFGLATSKENHLMAIPTYRLSDA; encoded by the exons ACAATATCCAGAAGAGGAAAAGGTATCCTCCAGGTCCACAAGGTCTTCCCATTTTAGGACATCTTCACTTGTTAGGTAAAAATCCACACCAAGATTTCCTAAAACTAGCCAAGAAACATGGTCCGCTTATGTATGTGCAACTGGGACTAGTACCTACAATCGTTGTCTCATCTGCAGATGCAGCGGAGAAGGTCCTCAAGACATATGATCATATATTTGCTAGTAGGCCTTATAACGAGGCAGCTCAGTATTTGGCATATGGTCAGAAGAATTTGATATTTGCAAAGTATGGACCATATTGGCGCAACATGCGCAAAATGTGCACCGTGCACCTTTTCAGTAACCAAAAGATCAATTCATTTCAATCCATGAGAAGGCAACAAGTTGAGCTTATGATCGAATCACTTAAAAAGGAGGCTCATGATAGCCTTGTTGTTGATCTTAGTGCAAAGATTGCATCCTTGAATGCAGACTTGACTTGTTTGATGGTGTTTGGAAAGAAGTACATGGACGAAGATTTGGACAAGAGGGGATTCAAAGCTGTAGCTCAAGAGGTTGTGCATTTGGCTGCAACACCAAATCTTGGAGATTTTTTCCCCTGCCTTGGTGTAATTGATCTCCAGGGACTCACTCGCCGGCTCAAGGACCTTTCGAAGGTGTTAGATGAGTTTCTTGAGAAGATTATTGATGAGCATGTCAAGTCTCATGAGCAGAAGCAATCCAAGGACTTTGTGGACACCATGTTGGACATTATGCAATCAGGAGATGAAGAATTTCAGTTTGACCATAGCCATATAAAAGCTATCCTAGTC GACATGCTTGTTGCAGGAATGGACACTTCATCAACAGCTGTAGAATGGATACTGACAGAGCTTCTTAGGCAGCCTCATGTGATGAAGAAACTCCAAAAAGAGTTAGAAGAAGCGGTAGGCCTTGAAAGAATGGTTGAAGAATCAGACTTGGATAACTTGAAGTACTTAGATATGGTTGTAAAGGAAGGCATGAGGCTGCACTCCATAGTGCCACTAGTGCCTCACGAGGCCATGGAAGATTGTTTAGTCGATAATTTCCACATACAAAAGGGATCCCGGATCATGGTAAACTATTATGCTATTCAGAGAGATCCAAATATTTGGCCTGAGCCTGACAAGTTTTTGCCCGAGAGGTTTATTGGGAGCAGTATCGACGTTCGTGGACGTGACTTCCAACTTTTACCATTTGGCTCTGGCAGAAGAAGCTGCCCTGGAATGCAGTTGGGAATTTTTCTTGTCCGCCTTTTGGTGGCACAACTGGTGCATTGCTTTGATTGGGAGCTTCCAAATGGTATGCAGCCTTCTGATTTGGACATTGATGAGCACTTTGGGTTAGCGACAAGCAAAGAAAACCATTTAATGGCTATTCCTACTTATAGACTAAGCGATGCTTAA